One window of Nicotiana tomentosiformis chromosome 11, ASM39032v3, whole genome shotgun sequence genomic DNA carries:
- the LOC138902034 gene encoding uncharacterized protein, with product MKMQKMLCQNLKKGDVFAWSYKEILGLDPKVAVHHLAVKNGARPVKQAQRRFRPNLVPVIKTEVNKLIEAKFIREVKYSTWVSSTVPVRKKNGQIRVCVDFRDLNNACPKDELSLPIPELMIDATTGYKVMPFMDGSSGYNQICMAPKGKELTAFRTPKGIYCYRVMPFGLKNAGAIYQRSMQNIFDYLLHKNVECYVDDLVAIKGQALADFLADHPIPDDWELTDELLDKDAMVIEVQPPWKIYFDGVAHREGAGVGVVFVTSQGEVLPYSFTLTQLCCNNVTKYQALILGLEMAIEMKRMQLQVFGDSQLVVNQLLENPRRRTEIRHRAPRFLYYKDTLYRRSFEGVLLRCLGEEEALQAFQEAHFGVCGSHQSGPNLHFHIKRMGYYWPTMVKDCLDYTRRCKACQFHANFIHQPPEVLHPTLASWPFDVWGLDVVGPLPKSSGGHLYILAATDYFSKWVEVVALKEIKKENVISFI from the exons atgaagatgcaaaAGATGCTCTGCCAgaacttgaagaaggg ggatgtctttgcttggagttacaaagaaattcttggcttggaccctaaagtagcagtccatcaccttgcAGTCAAGAATGGCGCTCGTCCTGTTAAGCAAGCTCAAAGGCGCTTTAGGCCAAACTTGGTTCCCGTAATCAAaaccgaagttaacaaactcattgaagctaaatttattcgggaagttaaatactcaacatgggtttcaagtactgtccctgtaaggaagaagaatggccagattCGAGTATGCGTTGacttcagggatctcaacaatgcATGTCCGAAAGATGAATTATCGCTCCCTATTCCagagctgatgatcgatgctactactggTTACAAGGTGATGCCGTTTATGGATGGTTCgtcaggctataaccaaatttgTATGGCACCAAAAGGTaaagagcttactgcattccgtacccccaagggtatttattgctacagggtaatgccttttggcttgaagaacgctGGTGCTATTTATCAAAGGTCTATGCAAAATATTTTTGACTACCTTCTACACAAAAATGTCGAATGCTATGtggacgacttggtg gctataaaaggacaAGCGTTAGCGGACTTTTTGGCAGATCACcctatacctgatgattgggagctaactgaTGAACTACTTGATAAGGACGCAATGGTTATTGAAGTTCAGCCTCCATGGAAGATATACTTTGATGGTGTTGCACATCGTGAAGGAGCTGGTGTTggtgtagtatttgtcacttctcaaggtgaagttctGCCCTACTCTTTTACGTTGACGCAACTTTGCTGTAACAACGTTACTAAGTATCAAGCACTAATACTTGGGCTCGAAATGGCTATCGAAATGAAGCGAAtgcaattgcaagtctttggtgactctcagttagtggtcaatcagcttctag AAAATccgaggagaaggactgaaatccgtcatcgtgcacctcgcttcctttactacaaagatactctatacagaaggtcattcgagggagtactcttgcgatgcttaggggaagaagaagcactccaagcttttCAAGAGGCACATTTtggggtatgtgggtcacaccagtctggaccaaatctccacttccatataaaaaggatgggatattattggccaacaatGGTAAAAGATTGCTTAGACTACactcgaagatgcaaggcttgtcaattccatgcgaattttattcatcaacctcctgaagtgttGCACCCGACTTTGGCATCTTGGCCATTTGACGTttggggattggatgttgttggaccactgccaaagtcctctggtgggcacctatacatcttggctgcaactgactatttctcaaaatgggttgaagtcgtTGCTCTTAAGGagataaagaaggaaaatgttataagtttcatctga